From one Catellatospora sp. IY07-71 genomic stretch:
- a CDS encoding response regulator transcription factor: protein MRVLVVEDERHLADAIARGLRRHGLAVDVAYDGSTGHEMAFVTRYDVVVLDRDLPGMHGDQLCAELVGSGALTRVLMLTASGSVAERVEGLRLGADDYLPKPFAFDELVARVQALGRRATPVTPPVLKAADLELDPAKRTVSRAGTLIDLTNKEFGVLEELLRARGGVVSTEELLERVWDANTDPFTTIVRVTMRTLRMKIGQPGLIETLVGAGYRIPAAGEDHA from the coding sequence GTGCGGGTGCTGGTGGTGGAGGACGAGCGGCATCTGGCCGACGCGATCGCCCGCGGTCTGCGGCGGCACGGCCTGGCGGTGGACGTGGCCTACGACGGCAGCACCGGGCACGAGATGGCGTTCGTCACCCGGTACGACGTGGTGGTGCTGGACCGGGACCTGCCCGGCATGCACGGCGACCAGCTCTGCGCCGAGCTGGTCGGCTCCGGCGCGCTGACCCGGGTGCTGATGCTGACCGCCAGCGGCAGCGTCGCCGAGCGCGTCGAGGGCCTGCGGCTGGGCGCCGACGACTACCTGCCCAAGCCGTTCGCGTTCGACGAGCTGGTTGCCCGGGTGCAGGCGCTGGGGCGGCGCGCCACCCCGGTCACCCCGCCCGTGCTCAAGGCCGCCGACCTGGAGCTGGACCCCGCCAAGCGGACCGTCAGCCGGGCCGGCACCCTCATCGACCTGACCAACAAGGAGTTCGGGGTGCTGGAGGAGCTGCTGCGGGCGCGCGGCGGCGTCGTCTCCACCGAGGAGCTGCTGGAGCGGGTCTGGGACGCCAACACCGACCCGTTCACCACGATAGTGCGGGTCACCATGCGTACGCTGCGCATGAAGATCGGGCAGCCGGGCCTCATCGAGACCCTGGTCGGCGCCGGCTACCGCATCCCGGCCGCGGGGGAGGATCACGCGTGA